The following is a genomic window from Amycolatopsis cihanbeyliensis.
GAGTCGTCCGAGACGGACTCGCCCGGCAGCGGCACCGGGGACAGCGACGGCGGCAAGGTGATCAAGGAGTTCGTCGGCGAGCTGAACTCCGGAAACAAGTCCGCCGCCATGGGGATGCTGTGCGAGGAGGCCAAGAAGCAGGAGGAGAGCGACGTGGAGACCGCCACCTCCGGCCAGTCGCAGCTCGAGATCACCGAGGTCAGCGACGGGAAGTACTACGTGTCCGCCAAGCTCAAGGGCACGGTGGACGGGGAGTCGACCGACGGCCTGGTCGGCGCGGACAACTTCGACGAGGAGGGTTTCTGCATCAGCCTCGTCGGCGTCTACGTCGGCTGACCGCCTGCCTGGTGGGAGCGCCGCGCGGGCGGCACTCCCACCAGGCCGTCACTCGAACAGGGCAGGCAGCGTGCCTTCCCAGGCCGCACGCAGCTCGGCAAGGTCGAAGGTCGCCACGTCCTGGATCTCCAGCGCCCGCGACTCCGGGTCCACCACGCCGGTCTTGCGCCAGGGCAGGCCGCGGGCGGTGCACAGCTCGGTGAACCGCAGTTCCTCCGAGCGCGGCACCGCGACCAGCACCCGGCCGGCGGACTCGGCGAACAGTTGCACGAAGGGGTCGGCGTCGGGGTCCAGCACCACCCTGGCGCCGACCTGCCCGATCAGCACCGTCTCCACCAGGGTCTGGGCGAGCCCGCCGTCGGAGAGGTCGTGCGCGGCCGAGATCATCCCGTCCCGGGAGCCCGCGGACAGCACCTCCGCGAGTAGCCGCTCGCGGGCAAGGTCCACGGCGGGCGGCAACCCGCCGAGATGCCCGTGCACGATCCGCGCCCAGGCCGAACCGCCGAACTCGTCCCTGGTGTCGCCGAGCAGCAGCAGCGTCTCGCCGGCCTCGGCGCCGATCCCGGTCGGGATCCGCCTGCGCACATCGTCCAGCACGCCGAGCACCCCGACCACCGGCGTCGGCAGGATCGCGGTGTCCTGAGTCTGGTTGAAGAAGCTGACGTTCCCGCCGGTCACCGGAATCCCCAGCTCGGCGCAGCCGTCGGCGAGGCCGTGCACGGCCCGCTCGAACTGCCACATCACGCCGGGGTCGGTCGGAGCCCCGAAGTTCAGGCAGTTGGTGACCGCGATCGGGGTGGCCCCGCTGGTGGCCACGTTCCGATACGCCTCGGCCAGTGCGAGCTGGGTGCCGGCGTAGGGGTCCAGGTACACGAACCGGCTGTTGCAGTCGGTGGACACGGCCACCCCGCGACCGGTGCGTTCGTCGATCCGGATCACCCCGGCGTCGGCAGGCTGGGCGAGCACCGTGTTGCCGCGGACGTAGCGGTCGTACTGCTCGGTCACCCACTCCCGGGAGGCGAGGTCCGGCGAGGAGATCATCCGGAGCAGGGTGCTCCGGAGCTCATCCGGCTCGGCCGGCCGGGGCAGCGCGCCCGGGGTGTCGGCCTGCAGCGCGTCCTGCGCGGGCGGCCGCGAGTACGGGCGCTGGTACACCGGGCCCTGGTGCGCGACGGTGCGCGGCGGCACGTCCACCACGGTCTCGCCATGCCAGGTGATCACCAGGTGCTCGCCGTCGGTGACCTCACCGATCTCGGTCGCGGTCACGTCCCACTTGGCGCACACCTGCATGAAGGCATCCACGTCGGAAGGGCTGACCACCGCGCACATCCGTTCCTGCGACTCGCTGGACAGGATCTCCGCGGGGGTCATCCCCCTGGCCCGCAACGGAACCCGGTCCAGCTCGATGTGCATGCCGCCGTCTCCGGCCGCGGCGAGCTCGGAGGTGGCGCAGGACAGTCCGGCCCCACCGAGGTCCTGGATGCCGACCACGAGGCGCTGGGCGAACAGCTCGAGGCAGCACTCGATCAGGACCTTCTCGGTGAACGGGTCGCCGACCTGCACGCTGGGCAGCTTCTTGCGGCCCGCGGAGTCACTGCCGGACTCGTCCCCGGCGAAGGTGTCGCTGGCCAGCACGGACACCCCGCCGATGCCGTCCAGCCCGGTGCGCGCCCCGAACAGGACGATCTTGTTGCCGGTGCCGGAGGCATGCGCGAGATGCAGGTCCTCGACCCGCATCGCACCCACGCAGAGCGCGTTCACCAGCGGGTTGCCCGCGTAACTGGGGTCGAAAACGACCTCGCCGCCGATGTTCGGCAGGCCGAGGCAGTTGCCGTACCCGGCGATCCCGCCGACCACCCCTGGCAGCACCCGCCGGGTGTCCGGCGCGTCGGCGGGCCCGAAGCGCAGCGGGTCGGCGACCGCGAGCGGGCGGGCGCCCATCGCGAGGATGTCCCGCACGATCCCACCGACCCCGGTGGCCGCGCCCTGGTAGGGCTCCACATAGGACGGATGGTTGTGGCTCTCCACCTTGAAGGTGACCGCCCAGCCGTCGCCGACGTCGACCACCCCCGCGTTCTCGCCGATCCCGGCGAGCATCTTCTCCCGCATCTCCGCCGTGGTGGTCTCGCCGAAGTACCGCAGGTGTGTCTTGGAGGACTTGTACGAGCAGTGCTCGCTCCACATCACCGAGTACATGGCCAGCTCGGCGTCGGTGGGCCTGCGGCCGAGGATCTCCCGGATCCGGGCGTACTCGTCCTCGGCGAGGCCGAGTACGAGGTAGGGCTGCGCGGTGTCCGGGGTGCCCGCCGCGTGGCCGGTGGTGTCGATGACCTGGGTTTCCGTGTCGGGATGCGCCACGGGTCAAGAGTAGATGGTGCTGTCAGGGGGCCGGAAAATCGGTCGCCTACCGTGCCACGGCCCACCTACGCTCGGGACATGTCGCAACGAGACGCGCTCGCTCCTGATTGACTCCGCTCCGGTCGCGGCGCCCCGCTGACCCCGGTGCGATACCTGCTGTGGCTGCTGCGCCTGCGCCCCTGGCTGGCCCTCGGCGCGGCCCTGTTCGGTGCACTGTGGCTGGTGCCGGGCGCGCTGCTGCCACTGGTGGTCGGGCAGGCCATCGACACCGGCATCGCGGCCGGCGACGGCGGTGCGCTGCTCTGGCTGACCGCACTGGTCGTCGGGATCGGCCTGACCCAGGCGGCCTGCGGTGGCGCCCTGGAATTCCTCAGCCGAGGCATGTGGATGCATGGGGCCGGGACCACCCAGCGGATGGTGTCGGAGCACACCGCCCGGCTCGGGGCCTCGCTGCACCCGCAGGTGAACACCGGGGACGTGATGGGCGTCTCCTCCTCGGACGTGGACATCATCGGCGACGTCTACGAGGTGCTCGGCCGGCTGGTGGGCTCGGTGCTCGCGTTCCTCGTGGTCGGCGTCACACTGATGCTCAGGTCCCCGCTGCTGGGCACGGTCGCACTGGTCGGCGTGCCGCTCGCCGCGCTGGGTATGGCTCCGCTGCTGGCCCCGCTGCACCGGCGGCAGGAGACGCAACGCGAACGGCTCGCCGAGGTCAACGGGATCGGTTCGGATATCGTGTCCGGGCTGCGCATCCTGCGCGGGATCGGCGGCGAACGCCGGTTCCTGGACCGGTTCCGCACCGCGAGCCAGCGGGTACGCGGGGCCGGGGTGGAGGTGGCCCGTAGCGACTCCTGGCTCGCCGGTGCCGAGGTGCTGCTGCCCGGGCTGGTGACGGTGACCATCACCTGGCTGGGCGCCCGGCTCGCGGTGCAGGGCACGCTCAGCGTCGGCGAGCTGGTGGCCTTCTATGGTGCCTCGGCCTTCCTGGTGATCCCGGTCAGCCTGACCACCCAGGCCGCGCACACGATCACCGGCGGCGTCGTCTCGGCGCGGAAGGCCTGCGGCATCCTGCGCCTGCGGCCACTGCTACCCGAACCGGACTCGCCGGTGCCGCTGCCCGCGGGGCCGCTGGAACTGCACGATTCGGCCGCCGGGTTCACCGCGGTGGCAGGCAAGCTGACCGTGATCGACGCGCGGTCCGGGGCCGAGGCACTGGCACGGCGGCTGGCCAGGTTCGCCGAACCGGCGCCGCCCGGGCGGGTCCTGGTCTCCGGGGTGCCCGCCGACCGGGTGGTGGTGGCCGAGCTGCGGCGGCGGGTGGTGTACGCGCACAACCAGGACATCTGGTTCTCCGGCATCCTGCGCGAGCAGGTGTCCCCGGATCGGGGATCAACCGTGGACATCGAGACCGCGCTGACGGCCGCGGACGCCGAGGACATCGTGCGGGGCCTGCCGGCCGGGCTGGACGAGCGGATCGGCGAGCGTGGCAGGGAGATCTCCGGCGGGCAGCGCCAGCGGCTGAACCTGGCGAGGGCGCTGGCCGTGGACGCGGACGTGCTGGTGCTGGACGAGCCCACCTCGGCGGTGGACGCGCACACCGAGGCACGGATCACCGAACGGGTGGCCGCGCTGCGCCGCGGTCGCACGACCGTGGTGTTCAGCCAAAGTCCACTGTGGATGAATGTTGCCGACGAGGCGGTCCGGCTCGTACCGGAGGAGGAGCCATGCAGCTGAAGCTGCCGCTGGCGGGCAAGGCCGAGGCCCGTGCATGGGCCGGAACCACCGTGCGGGAGAACAAGGCCGGCTTCGCCGCGGTGATCGGGCTGTTCGCGCTGGCGACCGTCGCCGGGCTGGCCGGGCCACAGATCCTCGGCCTGCTGGTGGACGCGGTGTCCGGCGGGGGCGGCACGGCGCGGGTCGACCTGCTGGCCGCGGCCTTCGTGCTGTTGCTGCTGGTGCAGGCCGGGCTGAAGCGGCAGGCGAGGGTGCACGCCGGGGTACTCGGCGAGCGGGTGCTGGCGCGGACAAGGGAGTCGTTCGTGGCGCAGTCGTTGCGGCTGCCGCTGGGCACGGTGGAGGCCGCGGGCACCGGCGACCTGCTCAGCAGGGCGACCTCGGACATCGACCGGGTCGACCACGCCACCCGCAACGCCGCCCCGGAGATCCTGGTCGCCGCGGTCACCGTGCTGCTCACCGTCGGGGCCATGATCATCACCTCCCCGCTGCTGGCGCTCGGGCTGCTGGTCGCGGTGGCGGTGCTGGTGGTGCCCACCCGGTGGTACTGGAAACGCTCACCCGAGGTGATCGAGCGGATGCTGGCGAGCTGGGCGGACATCCGTTCCGAGCTGCACGAGACCGCGGAGGGTGCGCGCACGGCGGAGGCACTGGGGCTGGTGCACCGCCGGATCCGGCAGGGTGAACGATCGGTGGCGAGGGCGCTGCACCGGGAACGGCGGTTGCGGGCGCTCACCGTGCGGTGGCTTCCCTGGTTGGAGCTTTCGCACGCACTGCCGGTCGCGGCCATGCTGCTGCTGGGCGGCTGGGCCTACGCCGACGGGCTGGCCGGGCTGGGCACCATCACCACGATGGTGCTCTACGCGCAGGCCCTCTCCGCACCGCTGGACGAGGTGCTGTGGTGGGTGGACGACCTGTTGATCTCCGGCACGGCGCTGCGCCGGGCGCTCGGGGTGTACACCCCCGCCGAACCGGAGCGGGTGCCGCGCCGGCCGTGCGGGCAGGACATCGAGCTACGCGGGGTGCGCTTCGGCTACTCCGCGGCCAGCGAGGTGCTGCACGGGATCGACCTGCGGGTGCCGCGCGGTGAGCGGCTGGCCATCGTCGGACCCTCCGGCGCGGGCAAGTCCACCCTGGCCAGGCTGCTGGCCGGGATCGCGGCACCGAGCGCGGGCTCGGTGACGATCGGCGGGGTCGAGGTGTCCGGGATGCCGGAGGATCTGCTGCGCGGCGAGGTCTTGCTGCTCACCCAGGAGCAGCACGTGTTCGCCGGGACGCTGCGGGACAACCTGGCACTGCCGGCGAGCGCGACCGGCTGGACCGATGCCGAACTGCTCGAGGCGCTGGCCGCGGTCGGCGCGCGGGACTGGGCGGAGGGTCTCGCCGAGGGGCTGGACACCACGCTGGGCGCGGGGGCGCCGGCCGTACCGGCGGCGGTGGCCCAGCAGCTCGCGCTGGCCAGGGTGGTACTGGCCGATCCGCACACCCTGGTGCTGGACGAGGCGACGTCGTTGCTGGACACCGGGTCGGCGCGGGACTTGGAGCGCTCGCTGAACCGGGTGCTGGCCGGGCGCACGGTGATCGCCATCGCGCACCGGTTGCACACCGCGGCCACCGCGGACCGGGTGGCGGTGCTGGAACAGGGCCGGATCTCCGAACTGGGCAGTCACACCGAACTGCTCGCGGCGGAGGGCCCGTATGCCCGGCTGGTCCTGACGGCGGCCGCGGGCTGACCACGCCATGCCCGCCCCGCACACCTCCCCACCCCGGGAAAGCCCTGAACGTGGCGTTTGAGGCGTCAGATGTCCCAAAAGTGCCGTTCGTGACGCTGAGCGTCCGGAAAGCCACGTTCAGGGCACTCCCCGGCGGACGCGCTGTCAGGCGGTGACGGCGGCGTCCAGTACGGAGTAGAGCAGGCCGAGCCCGTCGTCGGAGGGACCGGTGAGCGCGTCGATGGCGTGCTCGGGGTGCGGCATCAGGCCGACCACCCGGCCGTTCGCGCTGGTGATCCCGGCGATGTCGGCGCGCGACCCGTTCGGGTTGCCATCGACGTAGCGGAACACCACCCGGCCCTCACCCTCCAGCCGGTCCAGCGTCGGCTCGTCGGCGACGTAGCAACCGTCGATGTTCTTCAGCGGGATCAGGATCTCCGCGCCGGCGTCGAACCGGGTGGTCCAGGCGGTGCCGTTGTTCTCCACCCGCAGCCACTGGTCCCGGCAGATGAAGTGCAGCCCCTCGTTGCGCACCAGCGCGCCGGGTAGCAGGCCGGCCTCGCAGAGCACCTGGAAGCCGTTGCAGATGCCCAGCACGGGCATGCCCCCACGCACGGCGTCCAGCACCGAGCCCATCACCGGGGCGAACCGGGCGATGGCACCGGCGCGCAGGTAGTCGCCGTAGGAGAAGCCGCCGGGCACGATCACCGCGTCCACGCCCTTCAACTCGGCGTCGGCGTGCCACAGCTCGACCGGCTCGGCCCCGGCGTAGCGGACCGCACGCACGGCGTCCACGTCGTCCAGGGTGCCGGGGAAGGTGATGACGCCGATCCTCACGAGTCCACCCTGCGCACGGTCCAGTCCTCGATCACAGGGTTGGCCAGGAGACCCTCGGCGATCTTGGCCAGCTTCTCGTCGTCGACCGAGTCGTCGACCTCCAACTCGAAGTGCTTGCCCTGGCGAACCTCGGTGACCCCGGTGAAGCCGAGGCGGGGCAGGGCGCCGGCCACCGCTTGACCTTGCGGGTCCAGGATCTCCGGCTTGGGCATGACGTCGACGACGACTCGGGCCACGGCAGGCTGCTCCTCGTCCGTATTTTCGCAGGCGGTACGCCAGGAGCCTAGCTGTGCTGCTCGCCGGAAGGGTGCTCGGGGCCGAGGAGCCCCCGACGCCCCTCGGCCCCGCTGTAATGAAAGACGTAAGACCCGGGTGAAACGTTGCGTGCCGATACGCACCTCACTGAGTCGGACGGATCGCTTACCACTTACGGTCGTCCCGATTGCGGCAAATGGGGGATGTCGGGTCGTGAGACCCTTTTCCCGCGCGCCCCGCGTACGGCAGGATCCACTATTGTCACCCCGTCAACAATCGGAGGTACCGTGGCCACGCAGGAGAGCTGGGACTACGTCATCGTGGGCGCGGGCAGCGCGGGCTGCGTGCTGGCGAACCGGCTGACCGAGGATCCCTCGTCCCGGGTGCTGCTGCTGGAGGCCGGCGGCGAGGACACCGCCGACGAGGTGCGGATTCCGGCGGCCTTCGCCTCGCTGTTCAAGACCCGGTGGGACTGGAACTACGAGACGGTCGAGCAGAAGCATCTCGGCAAGAGCGCCTACTGGCCACGGGGCAAGCTGCTCGGCGGATCCTCCTCGATCAACGCGATGATCTACATCCGGGGTAACCGCGCCGACTACGACGAGTGGCGCGATTCCCACGGCGCCGAGGGCTGGGGCTGGGACGATGTGCTGCCGTACTTCGTCCGCGCCGAGGGCAACACCCGGCTCGGTGGGCCGCTGCACGGGTCCGCAGGCCCGCTGCGCGTGGAGGACCGGGTGTTCACCCACGAACTCTCCCGTGCCTGGGTGGACTCGGCGGTCTCCTGGGGGCTGAAGCGCACCGAGGACTTCAACGGCGAGTCGCAGGAGGGTGCCGGGCTGTACCAGGTCACCTGCCGCAAGGGGCAGCGCTGGTCCGCGGCGGACGCCTACCTGCGCCCCGCCATGGGGCGGCCGAACCTGACCGTGCGCACCCGCGCGCAGGCGACCAGGGTGGTGCTC
Proteins encoded in this region:
- the purL gene encoding phosphoribosylformylglycinamidine synthase subunit PurL, which codes for MAHPDTETQVIDTTGHAAGTPDTAQPYLVLGLAEDEYARIREILGRRPTDAELAMYSVMWSEHCSYKSSKTHLRYFGETTTAEMREKMLAGIGENAGVVDVGDGWAVTFKVESHNHPSYVEPYQGAATGVGGIVRDILAMGARPLAVADPLRFGPADAPDTRRVLPGVVGGIAGYGNCLGLPNIGGEVVFDPSYAGNPLVNALCVGAMRVEDLHLAHASGTGNKIVLFGARTGLDGIGGVSVLASDTFAGDESGSDSAGRKKLPSVQVGDPFTEKVLIECCLELFAQRLVVGIQDLGGAGLSCATSELAAAGDGGMHIELDRVPLRARGMTPAEILSSESQERMCAVVSPSDVDAFMQVCAKWDVTATEIGEVTDGEHLVITWHGETVVDVPPRTVAHQGPVYQRPYSRPPAQDALQADTPGALPRPAEPDELRSTLLRMISSPDLASREWVTEQYDRYVRGNTVLAQPADAGVIRIDERTGRGVAVSTDCNSRFVYLDPYAGTQLALAEAYRNVATSGATPIAVTNCLNFGAPTDPGVMWQFERAVHGLADGCAELGIPVTGGNVSFFNQTQDTAILPTPVVGVLGVLDDVRRRIPTGIGAEAGETLLLLGDTRDEFGGSAWARIVHGHLGGLPPAVDLARERLLAEVLSAGSRDGMISAAHDLSDGGLAQTLVETVLIGQVGARVVLDPDADPFVQLFAESAGRVLVAVPRSEELRFTELCTARGLPWRKTGVVDPESRALEIQDVATFDLAELRAAWEGTLPALFE
- a CDS encoding ABC transporter ATP-binding protein is translated as MTPVRYLLWLLRLRPWLALGAALFGALWLVPGALLPLVVGQAIDTGIAAGDGGALLWLTALVVGIGLTQAACGGALEFLSRGMWMHGAGTTQRMVSEHTARLGASLHPQVNTGDVMGVSSSDVDIIGDVYEVLGRLVGSVLAFLVVGVTLMLRSPLLGTVALVGVPLAALGMAPLLAPLHRRQETQRERLAEVNGIGSDIVSGLRILRGIGGERRFLDRFRTASQRVRGAGVEVARSDSWLAGAEVLLPGLVTVTITWLGARLAVQGTLSVGELVAFYGASAFLVIPVSLTTQAAHTITGGVVSARKACGILRLRPLLPEPDSPVPLPAGPLELHDSAAGFTAVAGKLTVIDARSGAEALARRLARFAEPAPPGRVLVSGVPADRVVVAELRRRVVYAHNQDIWFSGILREQVSPDRGSTVDIETALTAADAEDIVRGLPAGLDERIGERGREISGGQRQRLNLARALAVDADVLVLDEPTSAVDAHTEARITERVAALRRGRTTVVFSQSPLWMNVADEAVRLVPEEEPCS
- a CDS encoding ABC transporter ATP-binding protein encodes the protein MQLKLPLAGKAEARAWAGTTVRENKAGFAAVIGLFALATVAGLAGPQILGLLVDAVSGGGGTARVDLLAAAFVLLLLVQAGLKRQARVHAGVLGERVLARTRESFVAQSLRLPLGTVEAAGTGDLLSRATSDIDRVDHATRNAAPEILVAAVTVLLTVGAMIITSPLLALGLLVAVAVLVVPTRWYWKRSPEVIERMLASWADIRSELHETAEGARTAEALGLVHRRIRQGERSVARALHRERRLRALTVRWLPWLELSHALPVAAMLLLGGWAYADGLAGLGTITTMVLYAQALSAPLDEVLWWVDDLLISGTALRRALGVYTPAEPERVPRRPCGQDIELRGVRFGYSAASEVLHGIDLRVPRGERLAIVGPSGAGKSTLARLLAGIAAPSAGSVTIGGVEVSGMPEDLLRGEVLLLTQEQHVFAGTLRDNLALPASATGWTDAELLEALAAVGARDWAEGLAEGLDTTLGAGAPAVPAAVAQQLALARVVLADPHTLVLDEATSLLDTGSARDLERSLNRVLAGRTVIAIAHRLHTAATADRVAVLEQGRISELGSHTELLAAEGPYARLVLTAAAG
- the purQ gene encoding phosphoribosylformylglycinamidine synthase subunit PurQ, translated to MRIGVITFPGTLDDVDAVRAVRYAGAEPVELWHADAELKGVDAVIVPGGFSYGDYLRAGAIARFAPVMGSVLDAVRGGMPVLGICNGFQVLCEAGLLPGALVRNEGLHFICRDQWLRVENNGTAWTTRFDAGAEILIPLKNIDGCYVADEPTLDRLEGEGRVVFRYVDGNPNGSRADIAGITSANGRVVGLMPHPEHAIDALTGPSDDGLGLLYSVLDAAVTA
- the purS gene encoding phosphoribosylformylglycinamidine synthase subunit PurS → MARVVVDVMPKPEILDPQGQAVAGALPRLGFTGVTEVRQGKHFELEVDDSVDDEKLAKIAEGLLANPVIEDWTVRRVDS